In Marivivens aquimaris, one genomic interval encodes:
- a CDS encoding glycosyltransferase family protein codes for MADFHQSGSIATLHNLRTRSTEDMTRELSIFGERRKINLILPSLFSELEGDALPAIIDELNTVPYLNRIIIGLDRADAEQYRYAREFFSKLKPQHEVLWHDGPRMKAIDERLQRLTLSPSEPGKGRNVWFCIGYTLAQAEAAVVAVHDCDVVTYSSDMLAKLIYPVANPAFPYQMSKGFYPRVADGKMNGRVSRLLVSPLLLALKKVLGPRDYLDFLSSFRYPLAGEFAMRTPILPDMRIPSDWGLEIGILSEAWRNLSPQAVCQVEISDRYDHKHQDLSAEDATQGLSRMSVDICKALYRKLAADGTVLSEEVFRSIKATYFRMALDQIDTYYNDSLINGLHLDRHAEETAVELFAANIMQAGQVFLENPMETPFIPNWSRVNAADPDLMTDMLAAVQADRDEFG; via the coding sequence TTGGCTGATTTCCACCAGAGCGGCAGCATTGCCACCCTGCATAACCTTCGGACCCGTAGCACCGAAGACATGACGCGGGAGCTGTCGATTTTCGGCGAGCGCCGCAAGATCAACCTCATCCTTCCGTCGCTGTTCTCCGAACTCGAAGGTGACGCGCTTCCAGCTATCATCGACGAGTTGAACACCGTTCCCTACCTGAACCGCATTATCATCGGCCTCGACCGTGCGGATGCCGAGCAGTACCGCTATGCCCGTGAGTTCTTTTCCAAGCTGAAGCCGCAGCACGAGGTGCTCTGGCACGACGGCCCGCGGATGAAAGCGATCGACGAGCGCCTCCAGCGTCTGACCCTGTCACCGTCCGAGCCGGGGAAGGGTCGAAACGTCTGGTTCTGCATCGGTTACACGCTGGCGCAGGCTGAAGCTGCGGTGGTTGCCGTGCACGATTGCGACGTGGTTACCTACTCGTCCGATATGCTGGCCAAGCTGATCTACCCCGTCGCTAATCCGGCGTTCCCATACCAGATGTCGAAGGGGTTCTATCCCCGCGTGGCCGACGGCAAGATGAACGGACGTGTCAGTCGTCTGCTGGTGTCGCCGCTGCTGCTGGCGCTGAAGAAAGTGCTCGGCCCGCGCGATTACCTCGATTTCCTTTCGTCGTTCCGCTACCCGCTCGCGGGCGAATTCGCGATGCGTACGCCGATCCTGCCCGACATGCGTATTCCGTCGGATTGGGGCCTCGAAATCGGTATTCTGTCGGAGGCGTGGCGCAACCTGTCCCCGCAAGCTGTCTGTCAGGTGGAGATCAGCGACCGCTACGACCACAAGCACCAAGACCTATCGGCAGAGGACGCGACGCAAGGTCTTAGCCGTATGTCGGTCGACATTTGCAAGGCGCTCTATCGCAAGCTGGCCGCTGACGGCACGGTGCTGAGCGAGGAGGTGTTCCGTTCGATCAAGGCGACCTACTTCCGCATGGCTCTTGATCAGATCGACACCTACTACAACGACTCGCTTATCAACGGTCTGCATCTTGATCGCCATGCCGAGGAAACGGCCGTCGAACTGTTCGCCGCCAATATCATGCAGGCAGGTCAGGTGTTCCTCGAAAATCCGATGGAGACGCCGTTCATCCCGAACTGGAGCCGCGTGAATGCCGCAGATCCGGATCTGATGACGGACATGCTCGCGGCGGTTCAAGCCGACCGCGACGAATTCGGCTAA
- a CDS encoding 3'(2'),5'-bisphosphate nucleotidase CysQ, translated as MPASDLDLLIEAANEAGEIASGYYTADPQVWHKPDDAGPVTEADYAVDHMLREKLRSARPDYGWLSEETEDNAERLSTKHQFIIDPIDGTRAFINGSRDWAHSIAIATDGKITAAVVFLPIRNQMYAAGRGTGAFLNGERLSIRDRVGIPSVLAAKPNWQPKFWKNGTPPECDQHFRSSLAYRMCLVGVGRFDAMLTLRPSWEWDIAAGSLIIEEAGGIATDRAGDPLVFNNPFPQVDGVVAGTNAAHSLLRDNLA; from the coding sequence TTGCCGGCGAGTGATCTTGATCTCCTGATCGAGGCCGCGAACGAGGCCGGCGAAATCGCGAGCGGATATTACACCGCCGATCCGCAGGTCTGGCATAAACCCGATGACGCAGGCCCCGTGACCGAGGCCGACTACGCGGTCGATCACATGCTGCGCGAAAAGCTCCGCAGCGCGCGCCCCGACTACGGCTGGCTGTCGGAGGAAACCGAAGACAACGCTGAACGCCTGTCGACCAAGCATCAGTTCATCATCGATCCGATCGACGGCACACGCGCCTTCATTAACGGCTCGCGCGATTGGGCGCACAGCATCGCGATCGCGACGGACGGCAAAATCACCGCTGCCGTCGTGTTCCTGCCGATCCGCAACCAGATGTACGCCGCAGGCCGCGGCACGGGTGCTTTCCTGAACGGCGAGCGTCTCTCGATCCGCGACCGCGTCGGTATTCCATCCGTCCTCGCGGCCAAGCCGAACTGGCAACCGAAGTTCTGGAAAAACGGCACCCCACCGGAGTGCGACCAGCATTTCCGCTCGTCGCTAGCCTACCGCATGTGCCTTGTCGGAGTGGGCAGATTTGACGCCATGCTTACATTAAGGCCCAGCTGGGAGTGGGATATTGCTGCCGGCTCTCTCATCATCGAAGAGGCCGGCGGCATCGCAACGGACCGCGCAGGCGATCCGCTCGTGTTCAACAATCCCTTCCCGCAGGTCGACGGCGTGGTCGCAGGGACCAATGCCGCCCACAGTTTGCTGCGGGATAATCTGGCTTAG
- a CDS encoding DUF2125 domain-containing protein, translating to MKTIWNFRATAATAALLTATGASADVTADQVWQAFQSNFDAIPELEFGTGNLSEGGGQVSVMDLDIIYDDGDILLRTHYPYMEFVEQGDGTVRIDMSPDSTVYFGNSLDPEMDYALLGATTSGLNMTASGEPDLINFSYEAASYNLTLLEMMDRGEPGDADFNLNMRDLSSSYSTSPRGDITDWTYDFGFGGMDLAFGYDSGYSMVDVSLQSDGTRMNGSATLPTDLSVMEEPNFDPYSIDGLAFAANYSLNRTAMIVQWDDYGDTGMMSGELGAFDFGMAGSTQRISMTMNANDLAIMGQIVDVPLPVELSAKTIGFGIETPLPTMSGASEVMPFSVDIDLEQVNTGEVAWSMVDPMGMLPHDPVTLQFGTSGMILMPSAFDIMMGMVEETGQVTEMNIEKLNVEAVGAKITGEGAMTFDYSDMESFDGMPRPQGSASLRATGINTLMDTLQTMGLPIEDELMGARMMMGMFTRATGDDQLETTLEINEAGEVALNGQRIK from the coding sequence CCAATCCAATTTCGACGCCATTCCGGAGCTTGAATTTGGTACGGGTAATCTGTCCGAAGGCGGTGGTCAGGTTTCGGTGATGGACCTCGATATCATCTACGATGACGGCGACATCCTACTTCGCACCCACTACCCCTACATGGAGTTCGTCGAGCAAGGCGACGGCACGGTGCGGATCGATATGTCGCCGGACTCGACCGTTTATTTCGGTAATTCGCTTGATCCCGAAATGGACTACGCGCTGCTTGGCGCCACCACGAGCGGGCTGAATATGACCGCCAGCGGAGAGCCCGACCTCATCAATTTCTCCTATGAAGCAGCGAGCTATAATCTGACCCTGCTGGAGATGATGGACCGCGGCGAACCGGGTGACGCGGACTTCAACCTCAATATGCGTGACCTCAGCAGCAGCTACAGCACCAGCCCGCGCGGCGATATCACCGACTGGACCTATGACTTCGGTTTCGGCGGCATGGACCTCGCGTTTGGCTATGACAGCGGCTATTCGATGGTGGACGTCAGCTTGCAGTCCGACGGCACCCGCATGAACGGCTCGGCCACCCTGCCGACCGACTTGAGCGTCATGGAAGAGCCGAACTTCGACCCCTACTCGATCGACGGACTCGCCTTTGCCGCCAACTACAGCCTGAACCGCACGGCAATGATCGTGCAGTGGGACGACTACGGTGACACCGGCATGATGTCGGGCGAGCTGGGTGCTTTCGACTTCGGCATGGCGGGCAGCACGCAGCGCATCAGCATGACCATGAACGCGAATGATCTGGCGATCATGGGGCAGATCGTTGATGTGCCGCTTCCCGTCGAGCTTTCCGCCAAGACCATCGGCTTCGGCATCGAAACGCCTTTGCCTACGATGTCCGGTGCGAGCGAGGTCATGCCTTTCAGCGTCGATATAGACCTCGAACAGGTCAACACTGGGGAGGTCGCGTGGAGCATGGTCGACCCGATGGGAATGCTGCCGCATGACCCCGTCACCCTGCAATTCGGCACCAGCGGCATGATCCTCATGCCCAGCGCTTTCGACATCATGATGGGCATGGTCGAGGAAACCGGCCAAGTGACCGAAATGAATATCGAAAAGCTGAACGTCGAAGCGGTCGGCGCCAAGATTACCGGCGAAGGCGCGATGACCTTCGACTACAGCGACATGGAGTCGTTTGACGGCATGCCGCGCCCGCAAGGGTCCGCTTCGCTGCGCGCGACGGGCATCAATACCTTGATGGATACGCTTCAGACGATGGGCCTGCCGATTGAGGACGAACTGATGGGCGCCCGCATGATGATGGGCATGTTCACCCGCGCCACAGGGGACGATCAGCTTGAAACAACTCTCGAGATAAATGAAGCTGGCGAAGTCGCCCTGAACGGCCAACGTATTAAATAA
- a CDS encoding TldD/PmbA family protein, with amino-acid sequence MTRTLADLTHELLDYARQSGADAADALAVDGTSMTIDVRAGALENAERSEGVDIGVRVFVGNRQACVSTSDTRSDALKTVAERAVQMARLAPEDPYCGLADPAQLATEIDSSGLELFDPSEEPAPAELQDMAQRAEAAGLSVAGVEQVISASAGYSNRALHLAATNGFSGGYRRSDIGMSCVALAGKGGKMERDADGDGRIFRSDLRSAEDIGRTAGERAVAALNPRRVKTGAYPVIIDERVSSTLIGHLLSATNGAMIARGSSWARKLLDQQVLPDGISLIENPHRSRISGSKMFDAEGLPTRKRAIVENGVLQNWTLDLANARKLGLESTGSAARGTSAPPSPSVTNLELTQGTKSREDLMKEIGTGFLINSFIGATINPNTGDYSRGASGFWIENGEIAYPVNEVTVAGNLIEMLKKITPANDARTYLSRVIPSLLVEGLTLAGE; translated from the coding sequence ATGACACGCACTCTGGCCGACCTGACCCACGAACTTCTCGACTATGCCCGCCAGTCCGGCGCGGACGCTGCTGATGCGCTCGCCGTTGACGGCACCTCCATGACAATCGACGTCCGCGCAGGCGCGCTTGAAAACGCCGAACGGTCAGAAGGCGTCGATATCGGCGTGCGCGTCTTCGTCGGCAACCGTCAGGCTTGCGTGTCCACCTCTGACACCCGTAGCGATGCGCTGAAAACCGTGGCGGAGCGTGCCGTTCAGATGGCCCGCCTTGCACCCGAAGACCCGTATTGCGGCCTCGCCGATCCCGCGCAGCTCGCGACAGAGATTGACAGCTCTGGACTCGAACTTTTTGACCCGTCCGAAGAGCCCGCCCCCGCCGAACTGCAAGACATGGCCCAACGCGCCGAAGCCGCCGGCCTTTCGGTCGCCGGTGTCGAGCAGGTCATCTCTGCTTCTGCCGGATACAGCAACCGCGCTCTGCACCTCGCCGCGACCAATGGTTTCTCGGGTGGCTATCGCCGCAGCGATATCGGCATGTCCTGCGTGGCGCTTGCCGGCAAGGGTGGCAAGATGGAGCGCGACGCTGATGGCGACGGGCGCATCTTCCGTAGCGATCTGCGCAGTGCCGAAGATATCGGGCGCACTGCTGGCGAACGTGCCGTTGCCGCGCTGAACCCGCGCCGCGTCAAAACGGGCGCCTATCCTGTCATCATCGACGAACGCGTGTCCTCGACACTGATCGGCCACCTGCTCTCCGCTACCAATGGCGCGATGATCGCCCGCGGCTCGTCTTGGGCACGCAAATTGCTGGACCAGCAAGTGCTGCCGGACGGTATCTCGCTGATCGAGAACCCGCACCGTTCGCGTATTTCCGGCTCCAAGATGTTCGACGCCGAAGGTCTGCCGACCCGCAAGCGCGCCATTGTTGAAAACGGTGTTCTCCAGAACTGGACGCTGGACCTCGCCAACGCGCGCAAGCTGGGCCTCGAAAGCACCGGCTCCGCAGCGCGCGGCACCTCCGCCCCGCCGTCGCCGAGCGTGACGAACCTTGAACTGACCCAAGGCACCAAGTCCCGCGAAGACTTGATGAAAGAGATCGGCACAGGTTTCCTCATCAACTCGTTCATCGGTGCGACGATTAACCCGAACACGGGTGACTATTCGCGCGGGGCGTCGGGCTTCTGGATCGAAAACGGCGAGATCGCCTATCCCGTCAACGAAGTGACCGTGGCGGGCAACCTGATCGAGATGCTGAAAAAGATCACACCAGCGAACGATGCGCGCACCTACCTCAGCCGCGTGATCCCGTCGCTTCTGGTCGAGGGGCTGACCCTTGCCGGCGAGTGA